One genomic segment of Gossypium arboreum isolate Shixiya-1 chromosome 3, ASM2569848v2, whole genome shotgun sequence includes these proteins:
- the LOC128290537 gene encoding zinc finger protein NUTCRACKER-like, whose protein sequence is MGRDSFITHRAFCDALAEETARVNAASSMHSLATTNFSYQLMGNPLDTGMPQHFPSIFKTISSNDETIDQTRRGFSLWMGQAPQGHDSIGKSLQEIQQFGSLNSGSMYSDPLVSTSNPPASDYQLNWVFGNKVSSGNAEDQLTSTSLPLNNNVKENGTQLVSIPSLFSTQHQSQQTPSFSMSATALLQKAAQIGATSTDTSFLGSFGTKCSNSQVQDGSKYSDLYVSNTQTTTLGCDMENSANDISTLNQLQMYPAKRRYLQNEESGGGQTRDFLGVGVQQAICHPSSINGWI, encoded by the exons ATGGG AAGAGATAGCTTCATCACGCACAGGGCTTTCTGTGATGCTTTGGCTGAGGAAACAGCTAGAGTAAATGCAGCTTCCAGCATGCACAGCTTGGCCACCACCAATTTCAGTTACCAACTTATGGGGAATCCATTAGATACTGGGATGCCACAACATTTTCCCTCTATCTTCAAAACAATTTCAAGCAATGATGAAACCATAGATCAAACTAGACGTGGTTTTTCCTTGTGGATGGGCCAAGCACCTCAGGGCCATGATTCAATTGGCAAAAGTCTCCAAGAGATTCAACAATTTGGTTCTTTGAATTCGGGATCCATGTACAGCGATCCCCTGGTTTCGACATCGAATCCTCCGGCATCAGATTATCAGTTAAACTGGGTGTTTGGCAACAAGGTCTCATCCGGTAATGCTGAAGATCAGCTAACCAGCACTTCACTTCCTTTGAACAATAATGTCAAGGAAAATGGAACTCAACTTGTGAGCATTCCTTCATTATTTAGCACCCAACACCAGTCTCAGCAAACCCCATCTTTCAGTATGTCTGCCACAGCTTTATTACAAAAAGCTGCCCAAATTGGTGCCACTTCAACTGACACTTCATTCCTAGGAAGCTTCGGGACCAAGTGTAGCAACAGTCAAGTTCAAGATGGGAGTAAATACAGTGATCTGTATGTGTCAAACACACAAACGACTACCCTAGGATGTGACATGGAAAATTCGGCAAACGATATTTCCACGTTGAATCAATTGCAAATGTACCCAGCAAAACGCCGGTACTTGCAGAATGAAGAAAGTGGGGGAGGACAAACAAGGGATTTTTTGGGTGTGGGAGTACAGCAGGCCATCTGTCACCCATCTTCAATCAATGGATGGATATGA
- the LOC108476421 gene encoding receptor-like protein kinase HSL1 has translation MPPSFTLNNATTSKYNHTPLSLTQTMFLVFLLLFLNPLPYAFALNQEGLYLLQVKQSLSDPTNALSSWNRRDDTPCNWQGISCHSPTARVQSVDLSDFQLVGPFPLFLCRLPYLRSISLANNSINSSLPLDLSTCQNLTTLDLSQNLLVGSLPPSLPNITTLENLILYGNNFSGEIPATFGQFQRLRCLNLAGNLLDATIPAILGNISTLEELDLAYNPFSPSHIPSELGNLTNLEQLFLAGCNLVGQIPSSFGRLVSLRNLDLSLNQLSGSIPSSISQLKSIEQIELYNNSLSGELPLNMGNLTTLKRFDAAMNELTGTIPTGLCGLQLESLNLYNNRLEGTLPESITVSKKLQELKLFNNKLSGPLPSQLGVNSPLQSLDVSYNQFSDELPENLCAKGQLGDIILIFNSFSGEIPESLGKCQSLGRVRFKHNRFSGRVPDGFWGLPRVFLLELAENSFSGEISKSISSAHNLSILSISKNRFSGSLPDEIGSLETLVEMSASGNEFTGHIPLSLVKLKQLVRLDLSENEINGRIPEGIKECMSLNELNLANNRLSGSIPGDIGSLPVLNYLDLSSNSFSGKVPIELQNLKLNVFNLSNNQLSGELPPFYAKENYKNSFLGNPGLCGDLEGLCRKISRSKNQTNMWILRSIFVLAGLVFVVGVVWFFMKYRSFKKNKKRATVTKWRSFHKIGFSEYEITDCLKEENVIGSGGSGKVYKVVLSNGDAVAVKKLSGVKKEDSLSAADMERDEFETEVEMLGKIRHKNIVRLWCCCITGDDKLLVYEYMPNGSLGDLLHSSKGGLLDWPTRYKIALDAAEGLSYLHHDCVPPIVHRDVKSNNILLDHEFSARVADFGVAKIVKGVGKGAESMSVIAGSCGYIAPEYAYTLRVNEKSDIYSFGVVILELVTGKPPTDPEFGEEDMVKWVCATYNQKGVDQVIDPRLDSTYKEEICRVLDIGILCTDALPINRLSMRKVVKLLQEAGGENKLKANQDGNLSPYYCYYEEASDQASLV, from the exons atgccTCCCTCCTTCACTCTAAACAACGCAACAACATCCAAATACAACCACACTCCACTCTCTCTGACCCAAACCATGTTTCTGGTATTCTTGCTCCTATTTTTGAATCCTCTGCCCTATGCCTTTGCTCTAAACCAGGAAGGTCTGTACCTGTTGCAGGTCAAGCAAAGCCTTTCCGACCCAACCAACGCCCTCTCCTCCTGGAACCGCCGAGACGACACCCCTTGCAATTGGCAAGGTATTTCTTGCCACTCCCCCACTGCCCGTGTTCAGTCTGTCGACCTTTCTGATTTCCAGCTCGTTGGGCCTTTCCCGCTTTTCCTCTGCCGTCTCCCTTATCTTCGCTCCATCTCTCTCGCCAATAATTCCATCAACTCTTCCCTACCCCTTGATCTTTCCACCTGTCAAAATCTAACCACCCTCGATCTCTCCCAGAATCTCCTTGTTGGCTCTCTCCCTCCCTCCCTCCCCAATATTACCACCCTTGAAAATCTAATCCTTTACGGTAACAATTTCTCTGGCGAAATTCCCGCGACTTTCGGACAATTCCAACGGCTCCGGTGTCTCAACTTGGCGGGAAATCTCCTCGACGCCACCATTCCTGCTATTTTGGGTAATATTTCCACTCTCGAAGAACTGGATCTCGCTTATAACCCTTTTTCTCCGTCTCATATACCGAGCGAACTAGGTAACTTAACGAACCTTGAGCAGCTTTTTCTTGCCGGCTGTAACCTCGTCGGCCAAATTCCGTCGAGTTTCGGTCGGTTGGTTAGCCTCCGAAACCTTGATTTGTCCCTTAACCAGCTCTCTGGATCCATCCCTAgttcaatttcccagttgaaaaGCATTGAGCAAATTGAGTTATATAACAACTCTCTATCAGGCGAGTTGCCGTTAAATATGGGAAATTTAACCACGTTGAAGCGATTCGACGCGGCTATGAACGAGTTAACTGGGACAATTCCAACCGGTTTATGCGGGTTACAGCTTGAGTCATTGAATCTTTATAATAACCGGCTTGAAGGGACTTTACCAGAGAGCATAACTGTGTCGAAAAAGTTGCAAGAGCTGAAACTGTTCAACAACAAACTCAGTGGACCATTGCCGAGTCAACTTGGTGTAAACTCGCCACTACAAAGTTTGGATGTCTCTTATAATCAGTTTTCTGACGAACTTCCAGAGAATTTGTGCGCAAAGGGGCAGTTAGGGGATATTATTCTGATTTTCAATTCATTTTCGGGCGAAATTCCGGAAAGTCTAGGAAAATGCCAGAGCTTGGGCCGGGTTCGGTTCAAGCACAACCGTTTCTCGGGTCGGGTTCCAGACGGGTTCTGGGGGCTGCCCAGAGTATTTTTGCTCGAGCTTGCTGAAAATTCCTTTAGTGGGGAAATTTCAAAGTCGATTTCAAGTGCTCATAATCTCTCTATTCTGTCAATTTCCAAAAACCGTTTTTCCGGGTCGTTACCTGATGAAATCGGGTCCTTGGAGACACTGGTAGAGATGTCTGCTAGTGGAAACGAGTTCACCGGTCACATTCCTCTATCTTTGGTAAAACTGAAGCAGTTGGTCAGGCTTGATCTCAGTGAAAATGAGATTAATGGAAGAATCCCCGAAGGAATTAAGGAATGTATgagtttgaatgagttaaatttggcTAACAATAGGCTATCCGGCAGTATTCCTGGTGATATTGGTAGCTTGCCTGTACTTAATTATCTTGATCTTTCAAGTAACTCATTTTCCGGGAAAGTCCCAATTGAGTTGCAGAATTTAAAGCTGAACGTGTTTAATTTGTCGAATAATCAGCTTTCAGGAGAGCTCCCTCCCTTTTATGCCAAGGAAAATTACAAGAATAGCTTCTTGGGTAATCCCGGATTATGTGGTGACTTGGAAGGTCTTTGTCGGAAGATAAGTCGATCTAAGAACCAAACCAATATGTGGATTCTTAGATCCATTTTTGTACTGGCTGGCTTGGTTTTTGTTGTAGGGGTTGTTTGGTTCTTCATGAAGTACCGGAGTTTCAAAAAGAACAAGAAAAGAGCGACTGTAACGAAGTGGAGATCATTTCATAAGATCGGTTTTAGTGAATACGAGATTACAGATTGCCTCAAGGAAGAGAATGTGATAGGAAGTGGAGGTTCTGGCAAAGTTTACAAAGTTGTGCTGAGCAATGGTGATGCAGTAGCTGTGAAGAAACTCAGTGGAGTTAAGAAAGAAGATTCTTTGAGTGCAGCCGATATGGAGAGAGATGAGTTTGAAACTGAAGTTGAAATGCTGGGAAAAATTAGACACAAGAATATAGTGAGACTGTGGTGTTGTTGCATTACAGGAGATGACAAACTTTTAGTTTATGAGTATATGCCGAATGGGAGCTTGGGGGATTTGTTGCATAGCAGCAAGGGGGGCTTGTTAGATTGGCCCACTAGGTATAAGATTGCTTTAGATGCAGCTGAGGGATTATCCTATTTGCATCATGATTGTGTTCCTCCAATTGTTCATCGGGATGTGAAATCGAACAATATATTGTTAGACCACGAATTCAGTGCCAGAGTTGCGGATTTTGGAGTTGCTAAGATTGTTAAAGGAGTCGGGAAAGGTGCTGAATCAATGTCTGTGATTGCAGGCTCGTGTGGTTACATTGCACCAG AGTATGCATATACCCTAAGAGTAAATGAGAAGAGTGATATCTACAGCTTTGGAGTTGTCATCTTAGAGTTGGTTACTGGTAAACCCCCCACGGATCCGGAGTTTGGGGAGGAAGACATGGTGAAATGGGTCTGTGCTACCTACAACCAAAAGGGAGTGGATCAGGTAATTGACCCGAGACTGGACTCTACGTACAAGGAAGAAATTTGCAGGGTACTTGATATTGGTATCCTTTGCACTGATGCTCTTCCCATTAACCGCCTGTCAATGCGGAAGGTGGTCAAATTGTTGCAAGAAGCTGGTGGGGAGAACAAACTCAAGGCCAATCAGGATGGAAACCTCTCACCGTATTATTGCTACTACGAGGAAGCCTCTGATCAAGCTAGTCTAGTCTAG
- the LOC108463066 gene encoding LOW QUALITY PROTEIN: zinc finger protein NUTCRACKER-like (The sequence of the model RefSeq protein was modified relative to this genomic sequence to represent the inferred CDS: inserted 1 base in 1 codon) → MLETMAEEPVSNGFMQNPVPGSNNPPVAKRKRNLPGTPDPEAEVIALSPKTLMATNRFLCEICGKGFQRDQNLQLHRRGHNLPWKLKQRTTKEVRKRVYVCPEKTCVHHHPSRALGDLTGIKKHFYRKHGEKKWKCEKCSKRYAVQSDWKAHSKTCGTREYKCDCGTLFSRRDSFITHRAFCDALAEETARVNAASSMHSLATTNFSYQLMGNPLDTGMPQHFXSIFKTISSNDETIDQTRRGFSLWMGQAPQGHDSIGKSLQEIQQFGSLNSGSMYSDPLVSTSNPPASDYQLNWVFGNKVSSGNAEDQLTSTSLPLNNNVKENGTQLVSIPSLFSTQHQSQQTPSFSMSATALLQKAAQIGATSTDTSFLGSFGTKCSNSQVQDGSKYSDLYVSNTQTTTLGCDMENSANDISTLNQLQMYPAKRRYLQNEESGGGQTRDFLGVGVQQAICHPSSINGWI, encoded by the exons ATGCTAGAGACGATGGCAGAAGAACCGGTTTCAAATGGTTTTATGCAGAATCCTGTTCCTGGATCCAATAACCCTCCTGTTGCAAAGAGGAAGAGAAACCTACCAGGAACACCAG ATCCTGAAGCTGAAGTGATAGCTTTGTCCCCAAAGACTCTGATGGCAACCAACAGGTTTTTGTGTGAAATATGCGGCAAGGGTTTCCAAAGAGACCAAAACCTTCAACTCCATAGGCGAGGCCATAACCTTCCATGGAAGTTGAAGCAAAGGACTACAAAGGAAGTGAGAAAGCGGGTGTATGTGTGCCCTGAAAAGACCTGCGTCCATCACCATCCTTCCAGGGCTCTCGGGGACCTGACTGGCATAAAGAAACACTTTTATCGGAAGCACGGGGAGAAGAAGTGGAAGTGTGAGAAGTGTTCAAAGCGATACGCTGTGCAGTCAGATTGGAAAGCTCACTCAAAGACCTGCGGCACCAGGGAGTACAAATGCGATTGTGGTACTCTATTTTCAAG AAGAGATAGCTTCATCACGCACAGGGCTTTCTGTGATGCTTTGGCTGAGGAAACAGCTAGAGTAAATGCAGCTTCCAGCATGCACAGCTTGGCCACCACCAATTTCAGTTACCAACTTATGGGGAATCCATTAGATACTGGGATGCCACAACATT CCTCTATCTTCAAAACAATTTCAAGCAATGATGAAACCATAGATCAAACTAGACGTGGTTTTTCCTTGTGGATGGGCCAAGCACCTCAGGGCCATGATTCAATTGGCAAAAGTCTCCAAGAGATTCAACAATTTGGTTCTTTGAATTCGGGATCCATGTACAGCGATCCCCTGGTTTCGACATCGAATCCTCCGGCATCAGATTATCAGTTAAACTGGGTGTTTGGCAACAAGGTCTCATCCGGTAATGCTGAAGATCAGCTAACCAGCACTTCACTTCCTTTGAACAATAATGTCAAGGAAAATGGAACTCAACTTGTGAGCATTCCTTCATTATTTAGCACCCAACACCAGTCTCAGCAAACCCCATCTTTCAGTATGTCTGCCACAGCTTTATTACAAAAAGCTGCCCAAATTGGTGCCACTTCAACTGACACTTCATTCCTAGGAAGCTTCGGGACCAAGTGTAGCAACAGTCAAGTTCAAGATGGGAGTAAATACAGTGATCTGTATGTGTCAAACACACAAACGACTACCCTAGGATGTGACATGGAAAATTCGGCAAACGATATTTCCACGTTGAATCAATTGCAAATGTACCCAGCAAAACGCCGGTACTTGCAGAATGAAGAAAGTGGGGGAGGACAAACAAGGGATTTTTTGGGTGTGGGAGTACAGCAGGCCATCTGTCACCCATCTTCAATCAATGGATGGATATGA
- the LOC108461309 gene encoding uncharacterized protein LOC108461309, producing the protein MKFTDSPVIQLQVRDSQLSIQQDNGSFHVGTSVWPCSLVLAKFVERWAPSWPTTTTSDNPYYDLLDFHTRRRRAIELGTGCGAAGMTFHLLGLQDIILTDISPVMPALKHNLKRNKPVLGKNMKTSILYWNNKDQIRGVNPPFDVVIAADVVYIEESVGHLVGAMEALVSDDGVILLGYQLRSPEADKLFWEMCEKVFVIEKVPHQDLHPDYAYEETDVYVFRKKKNNNN; encoded by the coding sequence ATGAAATTCACGGACTCACCGGTGATACAGCTTCAAGTGCGTGATTCCCAACTCTCTATCCAACAAGACAATGGCTCCTTCCACGTTGGTACCTCCGTCTGGCCTTGTTCTTTGGTTCTAGCCAAATTCGTAGAGCGCTGGGCACCATCTTGGCCCACCACCACCACCAGCGATAACCCTTATTACGACCTCCTTGATTTTCACACCCGCCGTCGTCGCGCCATCGAATTGGGAACTGGTTGTGGAGCTGCTGGCATGACTTTCCACCTATTGGGTCTCCAAGACATCATCCTCACCGATATATCCCCTGTTATGCCTGCGCTCAAGCATAACCTCAAACGTAATAAACCCGTTCTGGGTAAGAACATGAAGACCTCGATTCTTTATTGGAACAACAAGGATCAGATCAGGGGCGTTAATCCTCCGTTCGATGTGGTGATCGCGGCAGATGTAGTCTACATCGAGGAATCGGTGGGTCATTTAGTTGGGGCTATGGAGGCGTTAGTTTCCGACGATGGGGTGATTCTGTTAGGGTACCAGCTGAGGTCACCGGAAGCTGATAAGTTGTTTTGGGAAATGTGTGAAAAGGTTTTCGTGATCGAAAAGGTTCCTCATCAGGATTTGCACCCTGATTATGCTTATGAGGAGACCGATGTTTATGTTTTCAGAAAGAAGAAGAACAATAACAATTAG